In a genomic window of Primulina huaijiensis isolate GDHJ02 chromosome 10, ASM1229523v2, whole genome shotgun sequence:
- the LOC140986386 gene encoding peroxisomal membrane protein PEX14-like isoform X2, whose protein sequence is MSNPSDAPPSSTDEKLTNPVSQVVQPTVDSQDAKIAAIRESPPSAFVNSEPIREDQVENAVKFLSHPKVMGSPVMYRRSFLEKKGLTKEEIDEAFRRVPDSTPAAATFHPVVTTQDGRINSSSNVQQQAPTQITQPSQILPLGRISETGTLSRFHWSYALFAVGFLAASGFGTIVLFKNAIVPRLKSWICKVVMEGEEGRMKKNDTKPSVAEEAVGAAKAAAAAAADAARASQEIMISKGEEKRCFEALINLLNIQVQEMKSMGTVIQKLELGRSSVNGKIIIEEQADHQVQTISRQPYTNGGADIDSRSVRSLSPPPPKQPSVAPHPKSYMEILEMIQRGEKPSNIREINDAPPNPNQPLSNPRLAPKPKPWEANQAQNSSTNALLTQERISYSSNYEFLNKESNGAGTVPRWQQNNVRITEIGDGEGQKVGSSAVSGVEKGVRRSWVPPQPPPVAMPEAAAAIRQAKKPSFQKEELTDDQVLARSLYMTNDMKGTTVISESGDVVEASVESSSELRMGESGLSLES, encoded by the exons TTTCACAGGTGGTACAACCAACTGTTGATAGTCAGGATGCCAAGATAGCAGCTATAAGGGAGAGCCCTCCTTCAGCTTTTGTGAACTCAGAACCAATTCGAGAGGATCAAGTGGAAAATGCTGTGAAGTTTCTTTCACATCCCAAGGTTATGGGATCTCCAGTCATGTACAGAAGGTCATTTCTTGAGAAGAAGGGACTCACAAAGGAGGAAATAGATGAAGCCTTTCGGCGTGTTCCT GATTCAACCCCAGCTGCTGCAACCTTTCATCCCGTTGTCACTACTCAAG ATGGCCGGATAAATTCTTCATCAAATGTTCAACAGCAAGCTCCGACACAAATTACACAGCCTTCACAGATTCTACCCTTGGGCCGTATTTCAGAAACCGGAACACTATCTCGATTCCACTGGTCGTATGCTCTCTTTGCCGTAGGCTTTTTGGCTGCTTCAGGTTTTGGGACAATTGTATTATTCAAG AACGCGATTGTTCCCAGATTGAAGTCTTGGATTTGCAAGGTTGTAATGGAAGGTGAGGAGGGTCGGATGAAGAAAAATGATACGAAACCAAGTGTGGCTGAAGAAGCAGTAGGTGCTGCCAAAGCTGCTGCTGCggcagcagctgatgcagccCGTGCTAGCCAGGAGATAATGATATCAAAAGGAGAAG agAAGAGATGCTTTGAAGCGCTTATCAATTTGTTAAATATACAAGTACAGGAGATGAAATCTATGGGTACAGTTATACAAAAGTTAGAACTTG GGCGGAGTAGTGTTAATGGAAAAATAATCATTGAGGAACAAGCTGATCACCAAGTGCAGACCATTTCAAGG CAACCTTATACCAATGGCGGGGCAGACATTGATTCACGCTCAG TGAGATCTCTGTCACCTCCTCCACCTAAGCAGCCCTCTGTTGCCCCTCATCCTAAGTCGTATATGGag ATTTTGGAAATGATACAAAGAGGGGAGAAACCATCAAACATCAGG GAGATCAACGATGCACCACCAAATCCGAATCAGCCATTATCCAATCCTCGTTTAGCTCCGAAACCTAAG CCTTGGGAAGCAAATCAAGCACAGAACAGCTCAACCAACGCTCTTCTTACTCAAGAAAGAATCAGTTATAGCTCAAATTACGAGTTTCTAAACAAGGAGTCGAATGGAGCCGGCACGGTTCCTAGGTGGCAGCAAAATAACGTAAGAATAACAGAGATCGGAGATGGAGAAGGGCAGAAAGTTGGATCTTCAGCTGTTTCAGGTGTTGAAAAAGGTGTTAGGAGATCGTGGGTACCTCCCCAGCCACCACCTGTTGCGATGCCCGAAGCAGCTGCAGCCATACGACAGGCAAAGAAACCGTCTTTCCAGAAAGAAGAACTGACGGATGATCAAGTACTGGCTCGTTCTTTGTATATGACTAATGACATGAAGGGGACTACCGTAATCTCCGAGTCTGGTGATGTCGTTGAGGCTAGTGTTGAAAGTTCGAGCGAGTTACGAATGGGGGAGAGTGGCCTATCCTTGGAGTCTTGA
- the LOC140986386 gene encoding peroxisomal membrane protein PEX14-like isoform X1, translating into MSNPSDAPPSSTDEKLTNPVSQVVQPTVDSQDAKIAAIRESPPSAFVNSEPIREDQVENAVKFLSHPKVMGSPVMYRRSFLEKKGLTKEEIDEAFRRVPDSTPAAATFHPVVTTQVDGRINSSSNVQQQAPTQITQPSQILPLGRISETGTLSRFHWSYALFAVGFLAASGFGTIVLFKNAIVPRLKSWICKVVMEGEEGRMKKNDTKPSVAEEAVGAAKAAAAAAADAARASQEIMISKGEEKRCFEALINLLNIQVQEMKSMGTVIQKLELGRSSVNGKIIIEEQADHQVQTISRQPYTNGGADIDSRSVRSLSPPPPKQPSVAPHPKSYMEILEMIQRGEKPSNIREINDAPPNPNQPLSNPRLAPKPKPWEANQAQNSSTNALLTQERISYSSNYEFLNKESNGAGTVPRWQQNNVRITEIGDGEGQKVGSSAVSGVEKGVRRSWVPPQPPPVAMPEAAAAIRQAKKPSFQKEELTDDQVLARSLYMTNDMKGTTVISESGDVVEASVESSSELRMGESGLSLES; encoded by the exons TTTCACAGGTGGTACAACCAACTGTTGATAGTCAGGATGCCAAGATAGCAGCTATAAGGGAGAGCCCTCCTTCAGCTTTTGTGAACTCAGAACCAATTCGAGAGGATCAAGTGGAAAATGCTGTGAAGTTTCTTTCACATCCCAAGGTTATGGGATCTCCAGTCATGTACAGAAGGTCATTTCTTGAGAAGAAGGGACTCACAAAGGAGGAAATAGATGAAGCCTTTCGGCGTGTTCCT GATTCAACCCCAGCTGCTGCAACCTTTCATCCCGTTGTCACTACTCAAG TAGATGGCCGGATAAATTCTTCATCAAATGTTCAACAGCAAGCTCCGACACAAATTACACAGCCTTCACAGATTCTACCCTTGGGCCGTATTTCAGAAACCGGAACACTATCTCGATTCCACTGGTCGTATGCTCTCTTTGCCGTAGGCTTTTTGGCTGCTTCAGGTTTTGGGACAATTGTATTATTCAAG AACGCGATTGTTCCCAGATTGAAGTCTTGGATTTGCAAGGTTGTAATGGAAGGTGAGGAGGGTCGGATGAAGAAAAATGATACGAAACCAAGTGTGGCTGAAGAAGCAGTAGGTGCTGCCAAAGCTGCTGCTGCggcagcagctgatgcagccCGTGCTAGCCAGGAGATAATGATATCAAAAGGAGAAG agAAGAGATGCTTTGAAGCGCTTATCAATTTGTTAAATATACAAGTACAGGAGATGAAATCTATGGGTACAGTTATACAAAAGTTAGAACTTG GGCGGAGTAGTGTTAATGGAAAAATAATCATTGAGGAACAAGCTGATCACCAAGTGCAGACCATTTCAAGG CAACCTTATACCAATGGCGGGGCAGACATTGATTCACGCTCAG TGAGATCTCTGTCACCTCCTCCACCTAAGCAGCCCTCTGTTGCCCCTCATCCTAAGTCGTATATGGag ATTTTGGAAATGATACAAAGAGGGGAGAAACCATCAAACATCAGG GAGATCAACGATGCACCACCAAATCCGAATCAGCCATTATCCAATCCTCGTTTAGCTCCGAAACCTAAG CCTTGGGAAGCAAATCAAGCACAGAACAGCTCAACCAACGCTCTTCTTACTCAAGAAAGAATCAGTTATAGCTCAAATTACGAGTTTCTAAACAAGGAGTCGAATGGAGCCGGCACGGTTCCTAGGTGGCAGCAAAATAACGTAAGAATAACAGAGATCGGAGATGGAGAAGGGCAGAAAGTTGGATCTTCAGCTGTTTCAGGTGTTGAAAAAGGTGTTAGGAGATCGTGGGTACCTCCCCAGCCACCACCTGTTGCGATGCCCGAAGCAGCTGCAGCCATACGACAGGCAAAGAAACCGTCTTTCCAGAAAGAAGAACTGACGGATGATCAAGTACTGGCTCGTTCTTTGTATATGACTAATGACATGAAGGGGACTACCGTAATCTCCGAGTCTGGTGATGTCGTTGAGGCTAGTGTTGAAAGTTCGAGCGAGTTACGAATGGGGGAGAGTGGCCTATCCTTGGAGTCTTGA